The Streptomyces vinaceus genome contains the following window.
CGGCGAGGGCGCGCCGGGTGAAGTCCCGGCAGCGGGTGACGGCCCCCCGGGTCCCGTCCGGTCCCCCGCCGAGGTGCAGCGTGCGGGTCTCCTCGCTCATGTCGGCCGCCTACCCAGGCCGGGGGATAAAACACGGAAAACGCCCTGCGGCCATGATCCGGTGGAGGTGGTCCCGGGGGAACGCGCGGTCAGGACACCGTCGCGGGACCCCCACCCGTCGCGGTGGGGGCTCCGGCCGGGGCGCTGCCCGCGGCCTCCGCGCTCCGCAGGCCTTGCCACCGGCGCAGCGCGTAATGCCGCTGGGCGACGGAGACTCCCGCCACGGCCGCCCCGAGCAGGAGCCAGCCCGTCGGCCCCGCCACCATCACCGCGCCGGTCAGCAGCACCGGCCCGGCCGATTTCTGGACGGACTGGGACATGCCCGCCACCCCCAGGTACGAGGCCCTGGCCTCCGGGGGCGCGAGGGCGACGGCCAGCTCCCAGGAGCTCACCGAACGCAGCAGCTCCGCGGCCGTGGCCAGTACGGCGGCGGCCAGCAGCGCGGCCGAGGCCGCCCAGGCCCCGCGTTCGGGGGTGACGGCCAGGAGCACGCAGCAGCCGAGCAGGGTCAGCCCGTACAGCCGGGCCGCCCCGGCGGCCTGGACGGTGCTGCGGACCCGCGCCGACACGGTCATCTGCAGGGCCACGACGAGCACGGTGTTGATGATGAGGAAGGCCGGCACCACGGCGTGCGGCGCGTCGGTGTGTTCGATCAGCCACAGCGGCAGCCCGACCCCCAGGATCGAGTCGTCCAGGCAGAGCGGGACGTCCAGCAGGACGAAGCGGAGGTAGCCGCGGTCCCGCCACGGGCTCGCGGCGCCCGGCCGGACCGCCCCGGGCGTCCGGGTCCCCCTCTCCCCGCCCCCGGGCTCCTGCCGCTGCTCCCTGGTGCGCCACACCAGCGCCGCGGCGAGCACGAACGACAGCGCGTCGCCCAGGATCAGCACCTGGTAGGCCTCGCGCGTGCCCACGGCGAGTCCGATGGCGGCCAGTCCCGCGCCGACCGCGTACCCGGCGTTCGCCACGCTGCGCGACAGCGCCTGGTACGTACCCCGCCGCTCGCCCGCCGCCCGCGTGGCGAAGAGCATCTCCAGCATCTTGGCCGCCCGGTCGCCGAGCGAGGTGAGGGCGACCAGGAGCAGCAGCACCTCGAACCGGGTGGTCACGAGCAGCGCACCGATCGAGGCGAGCCGCAGCAGATGACAGCCGATCAGCAGCGCGCGGGCGGGGAGACGGGCGGCCAGGTGGCCGGCCAGCGGCGAGCCGGCGATGCCCGCCACACCCGCCGCGCCCAGCAGCAGGCCCAGCTGCCGCCCGTCCAGGCCGGCGACGAAGGTGAAGAAGAGGACGCAGGACGCGCCCCACACCCCCGTACCGGTGCGGTCCAGGAACTGGGCCAGGAGCATGATCCGGGCGTCGCGCCCGCCGGGCGGCCGCCGCAACTGCGCCAGCAGCCCGGTCCCGTCCTTCCGGGGCCCCGGCTCCCCCCGGTCCCCCCGCTTCCCCGTCCCGCGCCGCCGGATCATTCCGGGTCCTCCGCATCCCCCGCCGAAGTATCTCGATGTCGAGATACTTCGCGGTAGCCTGCCGGAAATCAATCTTGACGTCAAGATAAATTCGCTGCCGGCGCCACCCACCCCGGCGATAGGCTGGGCGGACGGACGAGAGGAGCAGTCGTGACCGACCGCAAGCCACCGGGCGTCAGCTTCGAGTCCTGGGTGGACCGGCAGATCAGGGAGGCCGCCGAGCGCGGCGAGTTCGAGCGGCTGCCGGGCTACGGCAAACCCCTGGCCGCGATCGACGCCCCGTACGACGAGCTGTGGTGGATCAGGGAGAAGATGCACCGCGAGGGATTCGCCGCCCTGCCGCCCGCCCTCGCCCTGCGCAAAGAGGCCGAGGACGCCCTGGAGGCGGCCCAGGCGGCCCCCTCGGAGCGCCAGGCTCGGGCCATCCTGACCGAGATCAACGAGAAGATCCGCGCCGCCCTGCGCAGGCCGCCGCCGGGCCCGCCCCTGCGCCTCACCGCATTCGACGTGGACGCCGTCCTCAGGACCCGGCGCGAGCGCCGGGCCGGCTGACGGCGCGCCCGGACGCGGCGTTCGCGGCTCTCCCGGCCGCAGACCATCGACAGTGCTACAAATGGTTCGTGACCCATCCTTGCAACCCGTGCCGGGGACGTCGGTGCGGTCACTGATCACGAGGCGCCCGCGCAGCGTCGCCCGACAGGTATTCGTCCTTCAGGTGGCGGTCGTGGTGCTGCTCGCCGCCGGGGCGGTCCTGGCCCTCGTACTCCAGTCCCGGCACGACGTGGACCGGGAGGCCCGGACGCGTTCGGTGGCGGTCGCGCAGACCTTCGCCCATTCGCTCGGACTGCGCCAGGCGCTGCTGGCCCCCGATCCCTCGAAGATCCTCCAGCCGCTCACCGAGGTGACCCGCAAGGACGCCGGGGTGGACTTCATCGTCGTGATGAACGACCAGGGGATCCGCTACACCCATCCGCTCCCCGACCGCATCGGCAAGAAGTTCGTGGGCACCATCGCGCCCTCACTGGCCGGCCACGTCTACACGGAGAGCGTGAAGGGACCCCTGGGCCAGGAGATCCAGGCCGTGGTCCCCGTGTTCGCCGACCCCTACAAGGACGGCGGACCGGTCGTGGCCCTGGTGTCCGCCGGCCTCACGGTGAAGAACGTCACCGGGGTGTTCCAGCGGCAACTGCCCGTCATCCTCGGCACCACCGCGGCCGGCCTCGCCCTCGCCACGGTCGGCGCGGGACTCATCAGCCAGCGTCTGCGCCGCCAGACCCGCGGGCTCGGGCCGGCCGAGATGACCCGGATGTACGAACACCACGACGCGGTGCTGCACTCCGTACGCGAGGGCGTGCTGATCACCGACGGCGGCGGCCGGCTCCTCCTCGCCAACGACGAGGCGAAACGTCTGCTCAGGCTCCCGCCGGACGCCGAGGGCCAGCACATCCGTGAGCTGTCGGGGCTCGACCCGCAGATGGCCGACCTCCTGCTGTCCGGCCGGGAAACCACGGACGAGGTGCACGAGGCCGGGGACCGGCTGCTCGTCGTCAACCAGCGCGCGACCCGCCCCCGCGGCAGGCCCGAGGGCACGGCCGTCACCATCCGGGACTCCACCGAGATGCAGGTGCTCAGCACCCGCGCCGAGGCGGCCCGCAAACGGCTCAGGCTGCTGTACGACGCGGGGGTCGGCGTGGGCACCACCCTCGACGTGGAGCGGACGGCCCAGGAGCTCGCGGACGTCGCCGTACCGCGCTTCGCGGACTTCGTCACCGTCGACCTGGCGGAACCCGTGCTCCTCGGCGACGAGCCCACCGCGGTCAAAGCCGACCTGCGGCGCACCGGGGTCAGCGGGATCCGGGACGACGTCCCGCTCTACCCGCGCGGCCGGCTGATCGACTTCGTGCCCTCCACTCCCCAGGCGCGCGGGCTGAGCAGCGGCCACGCCGAGATGGTGTGCGATCTGGCCGACGCGCCGGGATGGCACGCCCAGGACCCGCCCCGGGCCCGGGCCATCGTGGAGTTCGGGGTCCACTCCCTGATCACCGCGCCGCTCAAGGCCCGCGGCGTCGTCCTCGGCCTGGTCAACTTCTGGCGCTCCGAGAAGGAACCCTTCGACGAGGAGGACCTGTCGCTGGCGGAGGAGCTGGTCGCCCGCGCCGGGGTCAGCATCGACAACGCGCGCCGCTACACCCGCGAGCACGCGCTGGCCGTGACCCTCCAGCGCAGCCTGCTGCCGCGCGATCTGCCCGAGCAGAGCGCGGTGGAGGTCGCCCACTACTACCTGCCCGCGCAGTCGGGCGTGGGCGGCGACTGGTTCGACGTGATCCCCCTCCCCGGCGCCCGCGTGGCCCTCGTCGTGGGCGATGTCGTCGGGCACGGCCTGCACGCCGCCGCGGCCATGGGCCGGCTGCGTACGGCCGTACTGAACTTCTCCTCCCTGGACCTGCCCCCCGACGAGCTGCTCGCCCGCCTCGACGATCTCGTCCAGTACATCGACCAGAGCGTGGCGGGCGGCGACGGCGCCGAGGGCGGACTGATCGGCGCGACCTGCCTGTACGCCGTGTACGACGCGGTCACCCAGCGCTGCACGGTGGCGCGGGCGGGCCACATGCCGCCGGCCGTCGTCCGCCCGGACGGCACCGTGGAGATCCCGGAGCTGCCCGCGGGCGCGCCGCTGGGGCTGGGCGGGTTCCCGTTCGAGTCCGCGGAGCTGGACCTGAGCGAGGGCACCCAGCTGGTGCTGTACACCGACGGGCTGATCGAGGACCGCGCCCGCGACATCGACGAGGGGCTCGCCCTGCTCCGCTCGGCCCTGGCGCACGCGGACCGCAGCCCCGAGGACACCTGCCGGGAGGTGCTGGCGGAGCTGCTGCCGGTGCGCCCGCGCGACGACGTGGCCCTGCTGGTCGCACGGACGTCGGCGCTGCCGGCCGAGCGCATCGCCGAGTGGGAGGTCCCGTTCGAGCCGAGCGCGGTCGCCGCCATGCGGGCCCTCGCGATGGAGAAGCTGGAGGAGTGGGGCCTGTCGGAGCTCACGTTCGGTACGGAGCTGGTGCTGAGCGAGCTCATCACGAACGCGATCCGGCACGGCTCCGAACCGGTGCGCGTACGGCTCCTGCACGACCGGGTGCTGACCTGCGAGGTCTTCGACGGCAGCAGCAGCTCACCGCGGCTGCACTACGCCAAGACCACGGACGAGGGGGGCCGCGGACTCTTCCTGGTGGCGCAGCTCAGCCGCCGCTGGGGGGCCCGGTACACCCCGGAGGGCAAGGTCATCTGGTCGGAGCAGCCGCTGCCGGACCCCGAGCAGGCCGACCCGGCCGACCCGGTCTGACGGGGCCGGTGGTGGGGGCTGCTCAGCGGATCCGGTGCACGCGCTGGCTGGTGAGTTCGTACCGCGCTCCGACCACGGCCAGCTTCCCGGCC
Protein-coding sequences here:
- a CDS encoding SpoIIE family protein phosphatase/ATP-binding protein — translated: MVRDPSLQPVPGTSVRSLITRRPRSVARQVFVLQVAVVVLLAAGAVLALVLQSRHDVDREARTRSVAVAQTFAHSLGLRQALLAPDPSKILQPLTEVTRKDAGVDFIVVMNDQGIRYTHPLPDRIGKKFVGTIAPSLAGHVYTESVKGPLGQEIQAVVPVFADPYKDGGPVVALVSAGLTVKNVTGVFQRQLPVILGTTAAGLALATVGAGLISQRLRRQTRGLGPAEMTRMYEHHDAVLHSVREGVLITDGGGRLLLANDEAKRLLRLPPDAEGQHIRELSGLDPQMADLLLSGRETTDEVHEAGDRLLVVNQRATRPRGRPEGTAVTIRDSTEMQVLSTRAEAARKRLRLLYDAGVGVGTTLDVERTAQELADVAVPRFADFVTVDLAEPVLLGDEPTAVKADLRRTGVSGIRDDVPLYPRGRLIDFVPSTPQARGLSSGHAEMVCDLADAPGWHAQDPPRARAIVEFGVHSLITAPLKARGVVLGLVNFWRSEKEPFDEEDLSLAEELVARAGVSIDNARRYTREHALAVTLQRSLLPRDLPEQSAVEVAHYYLPAQSGVGGDWFDVIPLPGARVALVVGDVVGHGLHAAAAMGRLRTAVLNFSSLDLPPDELLARLDDLVQYIDQSVAGGDGAEGGLIGATCLYAVYDAVTQRCTVARAGHMPPAVVRPDGTVEIPELPAGAPLGLGGFPFESAELDLSEGTQLVLYTDGLIEDRARDIDEGLALLRSALAHADRSPEDTCREVLAELLPVRPRDDVALLVARTSALPAERIAEWEVPFEPSAVAAMRALAMEKLEEWGLSELTFGTELVLSELITNAIRHGSEPVRVRLLHDRVLTCEVFDGSSSSPRLHYAKTTDEGGRGLFLVAQLSRRWGARYTPEGKVIWSEQPLPDPEQADPADPV
- a CDS encoding DUF1992 domain-containing protein, translating into MTDRKPPGVSFESWVDRQIREAAERGEFERLPGYGKPLAAIDAPYDELWWIREKMHREGFAALPPALALRKEAEDALEAAQAAPSERQARAILTEINEKIRAALRRPPPGPPLRLTAFDVDAVLRTRRERRAG
- a CDS encoding MFS transporter — its product is MIRRRGTGKRGDRGEPGPRKDGTGLLAQLRRPPGGRDARIMLLAQFLDRTGTGVWGASCVLFFTFVAGLDGRQLGLLLGAAGVAGIAGSPLAGHLAARLPARALLIGCHLLRLASIGALLVTTRFEVLLLLVALTSLGDRAAKMLEMLFATRAAGERRGTYQALSRSVANAGYAVGAGLAAIGLAVGTREAYQVLILGDALSFVLAAALVWRTREQRQEPGGGERGTRTPGAVRPGAASPWRDRGYLRFVLLDVPLCLDDSILGVGLPLWLIEHTDAPHAVVPAFLIINTVLVVALQMTVSARVRSTVQAAGAARLYGLTLLGCCVLLAVTPERGAWAASAALLAAAVLATAAELLRSVSSWELAVALAPPEARASYLGVAGMSQSVQKSAGPVLLTGAVMVAGPTGWLLLGAAVAGVSVAQRHYALRRWQGLRSAEAAGSAPAGAPTATGGGPATVS